A single Cyclopterus lumpus isolate fCycLum1 chromosome 1, fCycLum1.pri, whole genome shotgun sequence DNA region contains:
- the notum1b gene encoding inactive palmitoleoyl-protein carboxylesterase notum1b, which yields MVQIKNLAQSLYPCSAQKLDQDMKLHFLKNVTVTCNDGSAAGYYIKESKGSKRWLLFLEGGWYCFNKQTCDSRYEMMRRLMSSTKWPQTRTGTGILSPQPEENPHWWNANIVFIPYCSSDVWSGATPKTDRSDYAFMGSLIIKEVVNELLTKSLDNAKVLLLAGSSAGGIGVLMNVDQVAEQLDSQGHRGVQVRGLADSGWFLDNQQYKFPDCLDITSCGPSEVMKRGIRYWGSLVPENCRQAHLGEEWKCFFGYIVFPTLKSPVFVMQWQYDEAQLTVDNIHLTGQPVNEGQWRYIQNLGQELRSTLRDVPAMFSPACLSHELITRTDWMDIQVKGTSLPRALHCWDRSLQDQIHINGSNRNHHKHRTPPTSGCPLHLIDSCPWPQCNPSCPTIRDQLTGQEMSTIQFLKHMGFDVQKMAQQQGMDPKKLLGMLNNGS from the exons ATGGTACAAATAAAGAACTTGGCACAGTCGCTGTACCCGTGCTCTGCGCAGAAGCTGGATCAAGACATGAAGTTGCACTTTTTGAAGAATGTAACTGTGACTTGCAATGACGGGTCAGCAGCAGG GTACTACATCAAGGAGTCTAAAGGCAGCAAGAGGTGGCTGCTGTTCTTAGAAG gtgGATGGTACTGTTTCAACAAGCAGACCTGTGACAGCAGGTATGAGATGATGAGGAGACTGATGAGCTCCACCAAGTGGCCACAAACCAGAACCG GAACAGGAATCCTGTCGCCTCAGCCAGAGGAAAACCCTCACTGGTGGAACGCCAACATTGT CTTCATCCCGTATTGCTCCAGCGATGTGTGGAGCGGAGCCACACCAAAGACAGATCGCA gtGATTATGCGTTCATGGGCTCTCTGATCATTAAGGAGGTGGTGAACGAGCTGCTGACAAAAAGTCTGGACAACGCTAAGGTTCTGCTTCTGGCGGGTAGCAG TGCGGGCGGTATAGGTGTCCTGATGAACGTGGACCAAGTTGCAGAGCAGCTGGACTCGCAGGGTCACCGAGGGGTGCAGGTCAGGGGCCTGGCTGACTCCGGATGGTTCCTTGACAACCAACAGTACAAATTCCCAGACTGCCTGGACATCACCAGCTGTGGCCCCAGTGAGGTCATGAAGAGAGGCATCAG GTACTGGGGCAGTTTGGTGCCAGAGAACTGCAGACAGGCTCATCTTGGAGAGGAGTGGAAGTGTTTCTTTGGATATATAGTCTTCCCCACGTTAAAAA GCCCGGTGTTCGTGATGCAGTGGCAGTACGACGAGGCCCAGCTGACGGTCGACAACATCCACCTGACGGGGCAGCCCGTCAACGAGGGCCAGTGGAGATACATACAGAACCTGGGACAGGAACTGAGGAGCACGCTACGCGACGTCCC GGCGATGTTTTCTCCGGCCTGTCTGTCACATGAACTCATTACTAGAAC CGACTGGATGGACATTCAGGTGAAGGGCACCTCTCTGCCCAGAGCCCTCCACTGCTGGGACCGAAGCCTCCAAGACCAGATCCACATCAACGGCAGCAATCGCAACCACCACAAGCACAGGACGCCACCTACAAGCGGTTGCCCATtacatttgattgacagctgcccGTGGCCTCAATGCAATCCCTCCTGCCCGACTATTCGAGACCAGCTGACGGGACAGGAGATGAGCACCATTCAGTTCCTGAAGCACATGGGCTTCGACGTGCAGAAGATGGCCCAGCAGCAGGGGATGGACCCCAAGAAGCTACTGGGCATGCTCAATAACGGGAGCTGA